The stretch of DNA GTCATCCTTTTTCGATTAATCTGTactcttagttttttttattgctgttgCCTAACATGTAAGTCTTATATTTAAACGTTTTAACCTAGTATATTTGCAGAAAATATTTGAATCGGTTTAGATTATTCTCAAAAGCTTATCTAAAACTAACAGTGTGTACTTTAAAAAGTCAAATCTTTTATCAAAAAAATTCCAGCTTTGTCTGGTGATCAGTTAATAGAAAAATTTGTCTCAATTGATAATGGAATAACTTTAGCAGGGGATACATTTCTTAGTGTGAATGGCAGGAGAGAAGACTGCATCTTACATCTATTTGATCCTGGTTATAACATAACCTCCTACTCCGTTGCCTActtctttttttcatgaatgaaaaaaaaaatgtgtagtCTGGAAAGAGTCTGTACACTGACGTCACACGCGGGTCCCCCTCCCGAGCAGGCAGTCTGAGCTGCGGGACACCCAGCTGGAGGAGTGGGAGGAGGTCCTTCCATCACCCCCCATGCTCTCTGACAGTCTGAGCTCCAGGAGAAATCTGACTATAGCGGAGTTTTATCACTGGACTTTTACCTCTGCAGGACTTTGCCGAAGCccctggtgttttttttcctgctccCTACGGTGTAGCACTGTGATTCCGTCAGGAAGGCTGGGTGTTCATTGCACGGTTTGTCGTTATTTTCTGCATGGGGTTTTGGTTTGTGGTTATTGActtgtgcgtgcgtgtgcgtgcgtgttcGGCGCCCTCTTAACTTGCTTACTCTTTAGCGTACAGGAACGTGGGGTTTTCTTTGGATTTTATAGTCGCACACTACTTTGGAGTCATCGGTTTACGGTGTGAGCGCGGTAGCCCGCGCGTGTGTGTACGTGAAAGTGTTTCTGAGAGGGAGAGATGAGGGATGTTCGTCTCAGCGCTGATCTCCAGACTTGGGTCGTGTAAAGCAGCGCAATCTAGTGGCGATTATAGGAACTACATGCAAAATTACTGATGATGGGTTATCGGGTCACAAACGCTTACATCTGCACATGCATATGCTTATGAAAACACGTGCCCTGAGCCCTGTAATCACACTTCTTTATCATGATTCCAGATACATATATGAAACTGCACATTATTCCACTCCAAACTGCTTGGAGAAGTGCTGCCTTTCTTATTCCTGGTGTAttcatgctcacacacacacacacacacacacacacacacacacacacacacacacacacacacacacacacacacacacacacacacacacacacgggtaGCCTTCAAAGATACCCCCTGCTGTACTGACAGTCGCTGCAGTGGTTTGTGAACGAACACAGTCTTTAGCTGTGTCTCTGGGCATAGAGCCAGCAGGGGGATTGCAGAGACATGCAGGCTGTCATCTGAGGATTAGCATCACCTCCAGGATAACTGAGGCCTCTAAAGCAGACTACGGTTCCGTAACCTGCAATCGCACCCGGTTGGCTTTAATGTGCCATGAGAGATTTTCCCAGAGGTTTAGTGTTTGCTGTGTTAAAACATGCCTGCAGGCTGGCACTGCAGCAGGAGAGGACTTCAGGCTGACTGTATTGCACTCATTGCAGTTGCGCTTGCAAACAGGGGGCTCAGGTTTTCTTATAATCCTGTACAGTATGTGATAATCTAATTTGTCAGTGAAGGGGTCTGTGAACATTTCTGGGAAGTTAAACGTCTGTCTTTCATGTCCGCTCTTTTGTGTTGTAATTTCACAGTCAACAGTGTGTTTAGCGAACACACTGTTGATGCCCGTGATTTTGTTCATATGGATGCATCCAACAAGTTGACAACAGGTTATCAGTATCCTCTGTTTTGGAGGGAACATTGACATCCTGCAACATTTTAAAGCCAAACCGTGAATATGACTGTTCTCTACAATAAGGTCATAAAACCTTGAAGACAATCACAACCACTCTGTTTTATGACTTTTGAAATCACTCACCAGGGATGCGTGCTCAGTTTATGAGACATGAACAGCAACAATATAAAAGTAACAAATATTGATTATGGCAGCCTTTTAAAAATAACAGTGTCACGACAAATATGTTGTGAATTGAGTTTATTTTCTTTGGCTTTGTTGTTAtcctttttgatttttttttttgttgtgtttgtggCTTTGCTTTATGTTTTGCACCTGAGGGCCACCCAGCCTATGTGTAACCTCCCTCGGACAAACCTGCTCTGCTCAGATTCATTGCCGACGCATAAACCTGACACAAATCTGCAGCTTTTTCATATGTGATTCGATGACTTACCCCTCAATAATGTTAGGGTTTTGGGAATTCAGGCTCTGCTGTTTCTCACCCACCCCCGTCAAACCGCTGCATGACACAGCTTCTACAGACTCTCACAGGTCTCTGCATAGATTTAATGTGCACTAATGCTGCTGAAAAAGGCAGCAGGCTCTGCTACGGTTTCTTTTGGAAGTCCACAATACATACATGAGTCCAGCCCTAATCAATCTGTCTTTTCAGAGCAGATAAGGTTTGACCTGTGGCTGCAGAATAATTAAATGTATTCCATTTAAGTTTCTGTTGAGACTTGAGGAACTTACTCTTTTGTTTACCTTAttttgtgggggaaaaaaaatcaacattttaATACACAGTAAACTCAAATGTTCCTCTCTTTACAGGTAGCTGGGGTCATCCTCCTGAAGGAGAACGCACACATCCAGCGTGAGGAGACTTTGGCTATAATCCACAGCCCCCACCGCTGCCCCCTCATCCTCATCTCCTCATCCCTCTGACTGGCACAGAGAAGAGTGTGAGAGACCCAGCGAGTGAACGTGGGAAAGAGGAAGACGATGTACCAAACGCTGCTCCTTTCCTCCTCCCTCTTCATCCTTCATGTGATGGGCACTCCCCAGTTCTTCGCTCACCACGGGTAACAGCTCACTTAAAACTCTTCCTGTGTTTGTTATGGCCTGTCATTTAGTTAGTAGTTTTGTAACAATCTCAACTGCACATGTCCACTTCAGCTGTCACTTTGATCCGTTTGTTTTCACAGCCCGTCACTGGAGTCGACATCCTTAGCAACACAAAGTACTCAAGTGACATtaaaacatttcagagttcACTCTTTCAGGGTCAAAGCTCTACCGTGATGTCTCAGGGCTCATCTAGTCATTTTTTAGCTGATTTGCAAGAAGATTAAAATAAACTAAGTGAAGGGTCAAGTGGAGACatggaggtcagaggtcagctcTTAACTGACACATTCAGAAGCGATTGCATGGGTCAGTCAGGAGCTTTTGAGGCTCTAATCAGGAGTTTTCAAGAAAAGACAGAGCCTCTTTGGCTTAAAATATCTCAAACTGATTGAGTCTTGTCACACTTTGCATCTGAAACCAGCTCGGTTCTCATTGTTGATAACTTTATTCTCTGCCTTTTGCAGGAGGAGGGTGTGCAGCCGGGAACCCCGTCACAGCTTTGTCACGATAACAGAGTCATACGTCCAGCCGTTGCACAAGCCCTACATCACCCTGTGTCAGGGCCATCGCGTCTGCAGCACCTACAAGTGAGACTCAGTCTATTCCAGCtcacacacccaacacacacaaataGCAAGAAAATCATCTTCAGCCTTTGCTGAAGCGCTTGAGTTGCAGCGCCATCAAAACTGTTTTAATTGAGAGATCTCCAGATGTAAACAGCGCCTGATATGTTTAGGAAGGGAAAGGATTACGAGTGCAGTCATAAATAGATCTTGAATTTCTTCCACACactcccacacaaacacacattttactGTACATAGAATTGGGTCACAGTGCCACATATTTGAGTGGAACCTAAATATCAAGTACTTTGTGTAACTACAGGAAATGAGCTGCCTGCCCACAGAGACCACTGCCTTGTTTATTTTGGACTTTGTCTCCCTCCATACTTACACTTACTCAATCGCTCTCCAGCTCTGATACTCCCTAGTCCTCTTTACATTCTCCTCCTTTAACTCTTCTCTCGTCACCTTCTCTCGTTTACTTTCACTTTTGGATCTTTCTTATTCCTATTGTCACAACACGGGTCTGTGAAATTTGTTTTACTGAAAAAATACATCTTTAGTTGGTaactctgagtttttttttcttccctcagTTTTCCACCCTTTTTATCCCCTCCTCCTTCAAACTAAACCCACCACACTCACAGCAGACTGCAGCAGAATCTCATTCTTTACATCTGACTTTGCATCACTTCTCCCGTCCCCTGCACCCTCCCTCAAGCCTTCGCTCATCTCTGACAAACATTCAGATATCTGTGGTTACACTACTCCACcaaattttcattttcttatCAGCATTCTTCCAGTCAAAACACGAGAAAAGGCTAAACAGCACCCACCACGGAGATGACAGGACGAACAGTCCCCTCACTGCTGTGTGTGTTGTCTCCACAGAACGATGTATTCGCTGGCTTACCGGCAGGTGAGCAAAGCAGTGTCACCTACACATTTCTACCCAGAGTGCTGCCCGGGCTGGCGAAGATTTCACTCTCACAATTGTAACCAAGGTAACTTAAAGGGACTCATGGTGGGATTTTGTACCTGCACTCCCTGCACAAAACAAAGTCCTGGAGGAAACGGTGAACCAGCAACAACTTCAGAAAGTCACTGCACCGAGCAACGAAACAGTccctgattaaaaaataaataaataaatctatttaAAAGCCCAACTTTTTTACTTCTAAacaaaaaagatatatataaacTTTTAAAAAGCCACTGAAATGGTTGTTTGGTGTTAGATTGGATCTGCTGGAAGGACACTTGTTTTTAATGTTGCTACTTGTATATGATGCTTCTTTCAAGCGCCACTGGAAACTCAGACGTGTCTCCAAAAGTTGGTCTTCGGTTTCACCAAAGCAAGGTTCTCAAGCACAGCCTCAAATCTTTTATGTAGTTTAAACAACACAAATGCAAAATCTGTCTTTGCTTTTCTTGATTTTATAGTTCATAGTTGGCCTTTATAGTTTATTGTTGGCCTTGATTGTCATCACCCAATGTTTTTCCCTTTATGTGCACCAAATACAGAAATGTTCTGTTCAAGTTAAAAATGACACATTCGAAAGCTGTCACAGTGTTTTCTGacagtttttaacattttttttacataccaCTCAGGTAGTGGGGGAGACCTGTTGAAGGGTATGCATAATTTCAAACAAGCGTGTGAAATCTCAATCCAAGAGTTTTTAAAACTCATTTTGTTCACCCGTCAGTAGTGAAGAAGTAAGGAAACAGGTGACATTTCCATGTCTACAACTCACTCATTTAGTTTCAACGTTTTTTTAAACGCCTAGGGTGTCATCACAGTAGATCAGAGGGTCCCTCTGGCTTATCCAATCTTTCTAGAGACCTAAGTTCATTTTTTGATATCAAAATTCTGAAATATAGttcttatatattttatatttatatcaaATATTTATTGCACAGATAAAACAAATGATATTTGAGTAGAATGATCAACTTATTTCCCTTTATTAAGAATTCATGACTATTCTATTGTGCCTTCACAATGGTCATATTGAAATAACTCTATTGATATCTCTCATAGCTGTGTGTGGACAACCTTGTGTAAATGGCGGAACCTGCCTGAAACCCAACCAGTGTGCGTGTCCTCTTGGCTGGACGGGACACCAATGTCAAACTGGTACACACACTCGCACTGAGATTTACTTGCACAGCTATACACAGGTCTCTGCGTGCATGTTCACGCCTTCTTTTGTGTCTTTCTTACCTGTCAGATGTGGATGAGTGCAGCGGGCGGCAGCTGTGCAAGCAGCAGTGCGTGAACACAGCGGGCAGCTATCGATGTGCATGCAGAGACGGCTTCAGGCTCGCCGGAGATGGCCATTCCTGTCAAAGCCTTCCTCCTGCTCCCtcctctccccctccctctccctcccagAGCAGCCAGGCAACAGTGGGTGGCCACACTGATGCGGGTAAAAGAGCAGGATGGGATTGTATGCGTGCGCTCACAGAGTATAATTTTGTGTTCTGCAGCAGGACAGAAGAAAGGAACATAGCCAGCTTCGCGGTCCATTATTACTTTTGGTACGCGCTATGCCACTCTCAACTCGTACCGTGAGTAATAATGCACTGC from Odontesthes bonariensis isolate fOdoBon6 chromosome 22, fOdoBon6.hap1, whole genome shotgun sequence encodes:
- the egfl7 gene encoding epidermal growth factor-like protein 7, with the protein product MYQTLLLSSSLFILHVMGTPQFFAHHGRRVCSREPRHSFVTITESYVQPLHKPYITLCQGHRVCSTYKTMYSLAYRQVSKAVSPTHFYPECCPGWRRFHSHNCNQAVCGQPCVNGGTCLKPNQCACPLGWTGHQCQTDVDECSGRQLCKQQCVNTAGSYRCACRDGFRLAGDGHSCQSLPPAPSSPPPSPSQSSQATVGGHTDAGGKLSLVENVTEEVQSLRNRVELLEKKLQLVLAPFSSFFPLSLDEGFSEKTTLLSHSFQQLDRIDSLSEQIGFLEERLGTCSCQEN